A stretch of Telopea speciosissima isolate NSW1024214 ecotype Mountain lineage chromosome 11, Tspe_v1, whole genome shotgun sequence DNA encodes these proteins:
- the LOC122644952 gene encoding uncharacterized protein LOC122644952: MIVLDEDEPKFPNEENPDSKLAYELFRQKNSKAKLLVLSSLEKTIADSVKDLYLTKDIMEELKEMYGREERHAHHQLVTLLHGAKIAQGTPIIDHVIKLRNLFLDLENLGTSFKLNYKMDVIFHSLPQDIYGSFIVNYNMNKIFVELPELSNMLQEVEAALKKQKVECTDNKKIPFAAVILSVYR, translated from the coding sequence ATGATTGTTCTAGACGAAGATGAACCTAAATTCCCTAATGAGGAGAACCCTGATTCTAAGCTAGCCTATGAGTTGTTTCGacagaaaaactctaaggcaaAACTCCTCGTGTTGAGTTCTCTAGAGAAGACCATCGCTGATTCGGTCAAGGATCTGTACTTGACCAAGGATATAATGGAGGAGTTaaaggagatgtatgggagggAAGAACGtcatgcccatcatcaactggtgacactcctccatgGCGCAAAGATAGCTCAAGGTACTCCGATTATTGACCATGTCATCAAACTGAGAAACTTGTTCCTGGatctggagaaccttgggacgtcattcaagctgaattataagatGGATGTCATCTTCCACTCATTGCCTCAGGACATCTACGGATCGTTTATTGTCAATTACAATATGAATAAAATTTTTGTGGAACTCCCTGAGCTGagcaacatgttgcaagaggtGGAAGCTGCGTTAaagaagcagaaagtggag
- the LOC122644953 gene encoding LEAF RUST 10 DISEASE-RESISTANCE LOCUS RECEPTOR-LIKE PROTEIN KINASE-like 2.4, whose product MNAKQAVATVDFKIKSSGAFAPMNPVAKYALLFLLRKEVRFYDVIIRLKFCFVSHDFVAGSTLNPKSQLAIAVVSSFMFVVTLVAILVYYLRRKSSPNGLLPFWKKKTKEIHNLEDFLRNYGSLAPKRYSYSDVKKITNLFQEKLGQGGFGGVFKGKLPDGRLVAVKVLNASKGHNGEDFINEVASISKTSHVHIVTLLGFCFDGSKRALIYEFMSNGSLEKFIHTKRSMKTYPHLGWDKLLQIAVGIAQGLEYLHRGCNTRILHFDIKPHNILLDEDFCPKISDFGLAKLCPRKDSIISMADARGTIGYIAPEVFSRNFGGVSHKSDVYSYGMMVLEMVGGRRNIDVGVDHTSEIYFPHWIYKHIGEGEHLQLDMVIKEEDEVIAKKMVLVGLWCIQMDPINRPPISKVVDMLEGNLESLPIPPKPYLSSPPRQQLADSFTTSIS is encoded by the exons ATGAATGCAAAGCAAGCGGTGGCAACTGTGGATTTCAAAATAAAGAGTTCTGGTGCTTTTGCCCCAATGAACCCAGTCGCTAAATATGCCCTGCTGTTTCTGCTGCGG AAAGAAGTCCGCTTTTATGATGTTATTATCAGactaaaattctgttttgtttctcATGATTTTGTGGCAGGGAGTACTCTAAATCCGAAAAGTCAGCTTGCAATAG CTGTTGTCTCAAGCTTTATGTTCGTGGTTACATTAGTGGCAATTCTTGTGTACTACTTGAGAAGGAAATCATCACCAAATGGATTGTTAccattttggaagaaaaaaacaaaagaaattcaCAACCTTGAGGATTTTCTAAGAAATTACGGATCCCTGGCCCCCAAAAGATATAGTTATTCAGATGTCAAGAAAATAACAAATTTGTTTCAAGAAAAATTGGGTCAAGGTGGTTTCGGTGGAGTATTCAAAGGGAAGCTACCAGATGGTCGTTTGGTTGCAGTGAAAGTCCTAAATGCCTCTAAAGGTCATAATGGAGAAGACTTTATAAATGAAGTTGCAAGCATTAGTAAGACTTCCCATGTTCATATTGTCACTTTATTGGGTTTTTGTTTTGATGGATCCAAAAGAGCACTTATCTATGAGTTCATGTCCAATGGATCTCTTGAGAAGTTCATCCACACCAAGAGATCAATGAAAACATACCCTCACCTTGGTTGGGACAAACTACTTCAAATTGCAGTTGGCATTGCTCAAGGATTAGAATATTTACATCGTGGTTGTAATACTCGAATTTTGCATTTTGACATAAAACCTCATAATATTCTTTTGGATGAAGACTTTTGTCCAAAGATATCTGACTTTGGTCTTGCTAAACTATGCCCTAGAAAGGATAGTATCATTTCTATGGCAGATGCTAGAGGGACTATAGGATATATTGCACCCGAAGTATTCTCTCGAAACTTTGGAGGGGTTTCACACAAGTCAGATGTCTATAGCTATGGAATGATGGTACTAGAAATGGTTGGAGGACGAAGGAATATCGATGTAGGAGTTGATCACACTAGTGAGATTTATTTTCCACATTGGATATATAAGCATATTGGAGAAGGTGAACACTTACAGTTAGACATGGTTATAAAGGAAGAGGATGAAGTAATAGCCAAGAAGATGGTTTTAGTGGGTTTATGGTGCATACAGATGGATCCAATAAATCGACCACCAATCAGCAAAGTGGTGGATATGTTAGAAGGAAACCTTGAATCTTTGCCAATTCCTCCCAAGCCTTACTTATCATCTCCTCCAAGACAACAACTAGCTGATTCTTTTACCACATCAATTTCTTAA